A window of the Enoplosus armatus isolate fEnoArm2 chromosome 5, fEnoArm2.hap1, whole genome shotgun sequence genome harbors these coding sequences:
- the LOC139285738 gene encoding T-lymphocyte activation antigen CD86 isoform X2 — MAPRCNPQFLNLKLSLRLLAVLNMMWHSSVTEVAAQIQLTGEVGGNVTFRCPVAKPTPIKLFYLQKGQVFVNGYYASKNIEDKAWENTKLDRNKTTVHMNSLNISHSGDYQCHIISDSHTQPATVIHLTVTASYSKPKATMDCRDGLSCTVTCASHGYPGDKMMWNVTGSQKDESWKVVNRSEMNDPYTMMVNSSSTANFNCSNGELKFSCFVGDVTSNMFSVCTPLDPEELKDNVIVAAMCAVVVISFIMVILLLCWKCRKGQKGR, encoded by the exons ATG GCACCACGCTGCAACCCGCAGTTCCT AAACCTAAAGCTTTCCCTCCGACTGCTGGCTGTTTTGAATATGATGTGGCACTCCTCTGTCACAG AAGTTGCTGCTCAGATTCAGCTCACAGGGGAGGTTGGTGGAAATGTGACCTTCCGCTGCCCTGTTGCCAAACCAACGCCAATTAAATTGTTCTACCTTCAGAAGGGCCAGGTCTTCGTTAATGGATACTATGCATCAAAAAATATAGAAGACAAGGCATGGGAGAACACCAAATTGGATCGCAACAAAACAACTGTGCACATGAACAGTTTGAACATCTCGCATAGTGGTGACTATCAATGTCATATCATCAGTGACAGTCACACTCAACCTGCAACTGTCATACACCTCACTGTCACAG CGAGCTACAGCAAACCTAAAGCCACAATGGACTGTAGAGATGGACTTAGTTGCACGGTGACGTGTGCTTCACATGGGTACCCAGGCGACAAGATGATGTGGAACGTAACTGGGAGTCAGAAAGATGAAAGTTGGAAAGTTGTGAACCGCAGTGAAATGAACGATCCATACACCATGATGGTCAACAGCTCCAGCACTGCAAACTTCAACTGCTCCAATGGAGAGCTGAAGTTCAGCTGCTTTGTGGGCGACGTCACCTCAAACATGTTCTCAGTCT GTACACCCCTGGATCCCGAGGAACTAAAGGATAATGTGATAGTAGCAGCCATGTGTGCAGTGGTGGTTATCAGTTTCATTATGGTGATATTGCTGCTGTGTTGGAAATGCAGGAAAGGACAGAAAG gGAGGTAA
- the LOC139285738 gene encoding T-lymphocyte activation antigen CD86 isoform X1 yields MAPRCNPQFLNLKLSLRLLAVLNMMWHSSVTEVAAQIQLTGEVGGNVTFRCPVAKPTPIKLFYLQKGQVFVNGYYASKNIEDKAWENTKLDRNKTTVHMNSLNISHSGDYQCHIISDSHTQPATVIHLTVTASYSKPKATMDCRDGLSCTVTCASHGYPGDKMMWNVTGSQKDESWKVVNRSEMNDPYTMMVNSSSTANFNCSNGELKFSCFVGDVTSNMFSVCTPLDPEELKDNVIVAAMCAVVVISFIMVILLLCWKCRKGQKGAAAVDVRQEMGVNGWEEEVISLNEQEGGEEAS; encoded by the exons ATG GCACCACGCTGCAACCCGCAGTTCCT AAACCTAAAGCTTTCCCTCCGACTGCTGGCTGTTTTGAATATGATGTGGCACTCCTCTGTCACAG AAGTTGCTGCTCAGATTCAGCTCACAGGGGAGGTTGGTGGAAATGTGACCTTCCGCTGCCCTGTTGCCAAACCAACGCCAATTAAATTGTTCTACCTTCAGAAGGGCCAGGTCTTCGTTAATGGATACTATGCATCAAAAAATATAGAAGACAAGGCATGGGAGAACACCAAATTGGATCGCAACAAAACAACTGTGCACATGAACAGTTTGAACATCTCGCATAGTGGTGACTATCAATGTCATATCATCAGTGACAGTCACACTCAACCTGCAACTGTCATACACCTCACTGTCACAG CGAGCTACAGCAAACCTAAAGCCACAATGGACTGTAGAGATGGACTTAGTTGCACGGTGACGTGTGCTTCACATGGGTACCCAGGCGACAAGATGATGTGGAACGTAACTGGGAGTCAGAAAGATGAAAGTTGGAAAGTTGTGAACCGCAGTGAAATGAACGATCCATACACCATGATGGTCAACAGCTCCAGCACTGCAAACTTCAACTGCTCCAATGGAGAGCTGAAGTTCAGCTGCTTTGTGGGCGACGTCACCTCAAACATGTTCTCAGTCT GTACACCCCTGGATCCCGAGGAACTAAAGGATAATGTGATAGTAGCAGCCATGTGTGCAGTGGTGGTTATCAGTTTCATTATGGTGATATTGCTGCTGTGTTGGAAATGCAGGAAAGGACAGAAAG gagcagcagcagtagatGTGAGGCAAGAGATGGGAGTAAATGGATGGGAGGA gGAGGTAATATCCCTCAATGAACaagaaggaggggaagaggCATCTTGA